DNA from Gramella sp. MAR_2010_147:
ATTTAAAAGAACTTGCTGTAGGGAGCGGATTTGGTCTGAGATATGACTTTAATTTTTTCGTATTAAGGTTTGATGTTGGCTTTAAAACACACGATCCCGCGAAACCCGAGGGAGAACGATGGTTCCAGGAGTACAATTTTAATCATGCGGTTTACAACGTAGGTATTAATTATCCTTTTTAAGCCAGTTTATTTTCTTATTTTTGTAAGCCTAATCAATAAAAAGTTATGAGTCACAATATTAAACCAGGCGTAGCCACAGGAAAAGAGGTTCAGGAAATTTTTAATTATGCAAAAAAGAAAGGTTTTGCTTTACCAGCGGTAAATGTAATTGGCTCGAGCAGTATTAATGCTGTACTCGAGACAGCAGCTGAATTAAACTCTCCGGTCATCATTCAATTTTCTAATGGCGGAGCTCAGTTTAATGCTGGAAAAGGACTTTCAAATGACAAGGAAAAGGCTGCGATTGCCGGAGGTGTTGCCGGAGCTAAACATGTTCATGAGATGGCGAAGGTCTACGGAGCTACGGTAATTATGCATACAGATCACTGTGCAAAAAAATTACTCCCATGGATTGATGGATTGCTTGATGCAAGTGAAAAGCATTACGAGCAATTTGGAAAGCCATTATACAGCTCCCATATGATCGATCTTTCAGAAGAATCATTGGAAGAAAATATGGAGATCTGTAAGAAATATTTGAAGAGAATGTCCAAAATGGGAATGACTCTTGAAATTGAACTAGGAATTACGGGTGGTGAAGAAGATGGTGTTGACAATACCGATGTAGATTCTTCAAAATTATATACACAGCCAGAAGAAGTGGCCTACGCTTATGAAGAATTAAGTAAGGTAAGTGATCAATTTACTATTGCTGCAGCATTTGGAAACGTTCACGGTGTTTACAAACCTGGAAACGTTAAGTTAACTCCGAAAATCCTGAAGAATTCCCAGGAATACATTACCAAGAAATACAATGTTGAAGAAAACCATATTGACTTTGTTTTTCATGGCGGAAGTGGATCTACTGTTGAAGAAATTCGTGAAGGAATTAGTTACGGTGTAATTAAAATGAATATAGACACCGATCTTCAATATGCATTTCTGGAAGGCATTAGAGATTACATGGGTGACAAGAAAGACTATCTTGCTACTCAAATTGGAAATCCTGATGGTGAGGATGTTCCTAATAAGAAATATTATGATCCTCGTAAATGGCTTCGTGAAGGAGAGCTTACATTCAAAACTCGTCTTAAGAAAGCATTTGAGGACTTAAACAATGTTAATACATTATAAAACAAACTAACAGCCTTTTTATTAAGAGGCTGTTTTTTATTGCCATAAAATTGAGAATCGGCAGTTAAAAATTGAACGAAATGGCTTGGTTTAAAAGAACACAAAAAGGAATCCAGACACCTACAGAACATAAAAAAGATGTCCCTAAAGGCTTATGGTATAAATCCCCTACAGGAAAGATTGTTGATGCTGAACAATTAGAAAGTAATTTTTATGTAAGTCCGGAGGATGGATACCATGTAAGAATTGGAAGCAATGAATATTTCAAGATCCTTTTTGATGACAACAAATACAAGGAGCTTGACAAAGGCATGACCTCAAAAGATCCTCTGGATTTTGAGGACACTAAGAAATATACTGATAGATTAAAAGCTGCCCAGGAAAAAACAGGTTTGAAAGATGCTGTTCGTTGTGCCGTAGGTAAATCTAAAGGTAAAGATTTAGTAATCGCCTGCATGGATTTTAAATTTGTTGGCGGAAGTATGGGATCTGTTGTTG
Protein-coding regions in this window:
- the fbaA gene encoding class II fructose-bisphosphate aldolase — protein: MSHNIKPGVATGKEVQEIFNYAKKKGFALPAVNVIGSSSINAVLETAAELNSPVIIQFSNGGAQFNAGKGLSNDKEKAAIAGGVAGAKHVHEMAKVYGATVIMHTDHCAKKLLPWIDGLLDASEKHYEQFGKPLYSSHMIDLSEESLEENMEICKKYLKRMSKMGMTLEIELGITGGEEDGVDNTDVDSSKLYTQPEEVAYAYEELSKVSDQFTIAAAFGNVHGVYKPGNVKLTPKILKNSQEYITKKYNVEENHIDFVFHGGSGSTVEEIREGISYGVIKMNIDTDLQYAFLEGIRDYMGDKKDYLATQIGNPDGEDVPNKKYYDPRKWLREGELTFKTRLKKAFEDLNNVNTL